One Edaphobacter flagellatus genomic region harbors:
- a CDS encoding KTSC domain-containing protein, with protein sequence MPSSVIAAMNYDIERNALTIVYRGKRGVYRYYDVTPEEYEEFRNAPSKGTYLNVTFKARQHPYERLGPSQTLHLVNKSS encoded by the coding sequence ATGCCCTCCAGCGTCATCGCCGCGATGAACTACGATATCGAACGCAACGCGCTGACCATCGTCTATCGTGGCAAACGCGGTGTCTATCGTTACTACGACGTTACGCCCGAGGAATACGAAGAGTTCCGCAACGCGCCATCCAAGGGAACTTATCTCAACGTCACCTTCAAAGCGCGGCAGCATCCCTACGAGCGGCTCGGGCCATCGCAGACACTCCATCTCGTCAATAAATCTTCCTGA
- a CDS encoding GNAT family N-acetyltransferase, whose protein sequence is MSSAAFERPRSFVLPEMQGSPTPLVVRGSAEVLHIQPALEKLASRCGQTGAMDDLDYFLARPQIRKKTPCLVTLAHAEQQSAAPAADELEAAVLLYEHQIAGYGIRIFATDDTTGRRTLVSPSWMRAQFALTACHRLLTQGAQCILISFRHDEPQVDASLERLLEGCGYACRWASREREIVSYLPLESTFDATLALMGARTRNHLRYYRRKAEKQLGCVFVPDATISREEFMEMNRTSAYPVPDEMAAWRYDSRAMPGSPLFYGMRDRDGRWLSLMGGRHVCGNMEMYWQMNCDLPEQSIGTAMRSMLIEHEVKRGTRRMYVEGGTTHSMSHAFVRERSTDLIVMRESSLARIIPALVKRFLPPENMLLQVLEDETLEWKHIRKH, encoded by the coding sequence ATGTCTTCCGCCGCGTTTGAGAGACCGCGCAGCTTTGTCCTGCCTGAGATGCAGGGCTCTCCCACTCCACTTGTGGTGCGTGGCTCCGCTGAAGTTCTGCATATACAACCTGCTCTTGAGAAGCTTGCCAGCCGCTGCGGCCAGACAGGCGCGATGGACGACCTCGACTACTTTCTGGCGCGTCCGCAGATACGGAAGAAGACACCCTGTCTCGTCACGCTGGCGCACGCAGAACAGCAGAGTGCTGCTCCCGCTGCCGATGAGCTGGAAGCGGCTGTGCTCTTGTATGAACACCAGATTGCCGGTTATGGCATCCGCATCTTTGCTACGGACGATACGACAGGCCGCAGGACATTGGTGTCGCCATCGTGGATGCGTGCGCAGTTTGCGTTGACGGCCTGTCATCGTCTGCTGACGCAAGGCGCGCAGTGCATCCTGATCTCGTTCCGTCACGATGAGCCGCAGGTGGATGCTTCGCTGGAGCGTCTGCTGGAAGGTTGCGGCTATGCCTGTCGATGGGCGAGCCGCGAGCGTGAGATTGTGAGCTATCTGCCGCTGGAATCGACATTCGATGCGACTCTGGCGCTGATGGGCGCGCGCACTAGAAATCATCTGCGCTACTATAGACGCAAAGCGGAGAAACAACTGGGCTGCGTCTTTGTGCCCGATGCGACGATCTCGCGGGAAGAGTTTATGGAGATGAATCGCACATCGGCATACCCGGTCCCGGATGAGATGGCTGCGTGGCGGTATGATTCGCGCGCGATGCCTGGTTCGCCGCTGTTCTACGGAATGCGCGACCGCGATGGACGCTGGCTGAGCCTGATGGGTGGGCGCCACGTGTGTGGAAACATGGAGATGTATTGGCAGATGAATTGCGACCTGCCGGAGCAATCGATCGGTACAGCGATGCGGTCGATGCTGATCGAGCACGAGGTGAAGCGTGGAACGCGGAGGATGTATGTCGAGGGAGGCACGACACACTCGATGAGCCATGCCTTTGTGCGTGAACGTTCGACCGATCTGATTGTGATGCGCGAGTCTTCGCTGGCGCGCATCATTCCCGCGCTGGTGAAGCGTTTTCTGCCGCCGGAAAACATGCTGTTGCAGGTTCTCGAAGACGAAACGCTCGAGTGGAAGCACATACGCAAGCACTGA
- a CDS encoding CDP-alcohol phosphatidyltransferase family protein, whose protein sequence is MTWTSAFGKGSGWLLQKIVNGLALSRISPNTLTFIGLIINIIAALFFGFARGAHANRMFLYAGLIIIGAGVFDMVDGRVARATNQVSVFGAFFDSVIDRYSDVAIFFGLLVYYARGNRLFYVGLVAFVMTACLMVSYTRARAEALIGTCKVGFMERPERIVCVILGALFNKWGVMAAALWVLAIFSTITVIHRIRFTYLETERRKLAATAN, encoded by the coding sequence GTGACCTGGACTAGTGCATTCGGTAAGGGCAGCGGCTGGTTGCTGCAGAAGATCGTCAACGGGCTTGCGTTGTCCCGCATCTCGCCGAATACGCTTACCTTTATTGGCCTGATCATCAATATTATTGCGGCGCTGTTTTTTGGTTTTGCGCGTGGGGCGCATGCCAATCGCATGTTCTTGTATGCCGGTTTGATCATTATCGGCGCGGGTGTCTTCGACATGGTGGATGGGCGCGTGGCGCGCGCAACCAATCAGGTGTCGGTCTTCGGTGCCTTCTTCGACTCGGTGATCGACCGTTACTCCGATGTGGCGATCTTCTTTGGCTTGCTGGTGTATTACGCACGCGGCAACCGCCTGTTTTATGTAGGGCTTGTGGCGTTCGTGATGACGGCTTGCCTGATGGTGAGCTATACGCGCGCTCGCGCTGAGGCATTAATCGGGACGTGCAAAGTGGGCTTTATGGAGAGGCCGGAGCGCATCGTCTGCGTGATTCTGGGGGCACTGTTCAATAAGTGGGGTGTGATGGCGGCGGCCCTTTGGGTATTGGCTATCTTCTCGACGATCACAGTGATTCACCGTATCCGTTTCACCTATTTGGAAACGGAGCGCAGGAAGCTCGCTGCAACGGCAAACTAA
- a CDS encoding GreA/GreB family elongation factor, which yields MPEQIMKRLQEEIKQLEYELTTELPAEIKKAVALGDLSENAEYHMAKQRQEFVNARLGQLKKRMGELALVNLTNIPHDKVGFGATVTVFDSSKDEEIVYKLVTSEESDVTKGLISTTSPIGRALLGKKEGDTTTVVTPNGKRELEILKLVTIHDTAE from the coding sequence ATGCCAGAACAGATTATGAAGCGGCTCCAGGAGGAGATTAAGCAGCTCGAGTACGAGTTGACGACGGAGCTGCCCGCAGAGATTAAAAAGGCCGTCGCCCTGGGTGACCTGAGCGAGAACGCCGAGTATCACATGGCCAAGCAGCGGCAGGAGTTTGTGAATGCCCGTCTGGGTCAGCTGAAAAAGCGTATGGGCGAGCTGGCGCTGGTAAACCTGACCAATATTCCGCACGACAAGGTTGGCTTTGGTGCGACGGTCACGGTCTTCGACAGCTCGAAGGATGAGGAGATTGTCTACAAGCTGGTGACCAGCGAGGAGTCGGACGTGACTAAGGGGCTGATCTCGACGACGTCGCCGATCGGCCGCGCGCTGCTGGGTAAGAAGGAAGGTGACACGACGACTGTCGTCACGCCGAACGGCAAGCGCGAACTGGAGATTCTTAAGCTGGTGACGATTCACGACACGGCGGAGTAG
- the ruvX gene encoding Holliday junction resolvase RuvX, whose translation MQEPVHNDLQDTGEPLPGGDGPPRVMGFDVGDRRVGIAVSDPLGYTAQPLMTLHRTRLRADMKSIGRLLRRHGVAEAVVGNPLYMSGDISPQALKAQAFAEALRTEFSIVVHLWDERLTTTEAHRHLDEAGHGGRQERKGIIDQVAAVLILQSFLDARAATGR comes from the coding sequence ATGCAGGAGCCTGTTCACAACGATCTGCAGGATACGGGGGAGCCATTGCCCGGAGGCGATGGACCGCCCAGGGTGATGGGGTTCGACGTGGGGGACCGTAGGGTCGGGATCGCCGTTTCGGACCCGTTGGGATACACTGCCCAGCCGCTGATGACCCTGCACAGGACGCGGCTACGAGCGGATATGAAGTCGATTGGGAGGCTGCTGCGTCGGCACGGGGTTGCCGAGGCGGTGGTTGGAAACCCGCTCTATATGTCAGGGGATATCAGCCCGCAGGCATTGAAAGCACAGGCCTTCGCCGAGGCGCTGCGGACGGAGTTCAGCATCGTGGTGCATCTATGGGATGAGCGACTGACCACCACCGAGGCGCACCGGCATTTGGACGAGGCCGGGCATGGAGGGCGCCAGGAGCGCAAGGGGATCATCGACCAGGTAGCGGCGGTATTGATTCTACAGAGCTTTCTGGATGCCCGGGCCGCTACAGGCAGATGA
- a CDS encoding GNAT family N-acetyltransferase, translated as MSSIAVDLSNRLAFPHHGPATTQVIRQSADILRLQPALVELGRSCGHPGALDDLQYFLSWLNIRQKSPCMVALTRGSGSSDANVSAHAAVLLYEHRVADLGMRIFTSFDDTGRRALIPDPIDSAEFAKLTCRTLLSHGAQCVLLTFRHNGAPLTEVLKGAGFALRWATREREIPDYLPLKKTFDETLSIMGARTRNHLRYYRRRAEKDLGCEFVPEAKISREDFLELNRISSYPSTDEIARWKYDSFHELKDPVLCGLRDRDGRWLSLVGGLHAGRNMEMFWQINRNDMKPYSLGTVMRNYLMEHELQRGTRRLYFEGGTSHSMSHSFVKEKCTDLFILRDNLIARQIPSLFKRHVPKENPINEFLDDPNLEWKTTPRHA; from the coding sequence ATGTCTTCTATTGCAGTCGACCTGTCTAATCGACTGGCCTTTCCTCATCATGGGCCAGCAACCACTCAGGTGATCCGGCAGTCCGCAGACATCCTTCGTCTGCAGCCCGCGCTTGTTGAACTTGGAAGAAGCTGCGGGCACCCTGGCGCTCTTGACGACCTCCAATACTTTCTCTCCTGGCTGAACATCCGCCAGAAGTCCCCGTGCATGGTCGCTCTTACTCGCGGCTCCGGCTCCTCCGACGCCAACGTTAGCGCGCATGCTGCCGTCCTGCTCTATGAACATCGCGTAGCCGACCTCGGCATGCGCATCTTCACTTCGTTCGACGATACCGGACGCCGTGCCCTCATTCCCGACCCGATCGACAGTGCCGAGTTTGCCAAACTCACCTGCCGCACGCTGCTCTCGCATGGGGCACAATGCGTGCTGCTCACCTTCCGCCACAACGGGGCTCCATTAACCGAAGTGCTCAAGGGCGCAGGCTTCGCGCTTCGCTGGGCGACTCGTGAGCGCGAGATTCCTGACTATCTCCCGCTCAAGAAGACCTTCGACGAAACGCTCTCCATCATGGGTGCACGCACACGCAACCACCTGCGCTACTACCGCCGTCGCGCCGAAAAAGACCTTGGCTGCGAGTTCGTTCCCGAAGCAAAGATCTCCCGTGAGGACTTCCTCGAGCTGAACCGCATCTCCTCCTATCCCTCGACCGACGAGATCGCCCGCTGGAAGTACGACTCCTTCCACGAGCTCAAGGACCCTGTCCTCTGCGGTCTGCGCGATCGCGACGGGCGCTGGCTCTCGCTCGTCGGCGGACTGCACGCCGGACGCAATATGGAAATGTTCTGGCAAATCAACCGCAACGACATGAAGCCCTACTCGCTGGGCACCGTCATGCGCAACTACCTGATGGAGCACGAACTGCAACGCGGAACCCGCCGCCTTTACTTCGAGGGAGGCACTTCACACTCCATGAGCCACTCCTTCGTGAAGGAGAAGTGCACCGATCTGTTCATCCTCCGCGACAACCTGATCGCTCGCCAGATTCCCTCACTCTTCAAACGCCACGTGCCGAAGGAAAATCCAATCAACGAATTTCTCGACGACCCAAACCTCGAGTGGAAGACAACTCCGCGCCACGCATAA
- a CDS encoding D-hexose-6-phosphate mutarotase: MDIKQLTDHFAIPGVLHFDEHNGLVRAVVTTPEANATIYLQGAHITSWQPKGQEDVLFLSKKSDFEPGKPIRGGVPLAFPWFAIDSKQDRWHGKPGPTHGFARIQDWTLTFAAQSGDDLHLTFTLGPTELSREMGFDHFRVAFELTIGRSLTMKFAVANDTGMPMLFEEAMHTYFHVADVKHISVTGLEPTGYLDKTDGFKGKPAANAPFVPTAFTDRVYNNTTATCVIHDPGFKRAITIAKQNSNTTVVFNPWKAMPDLGEEEWPYFICVETVNAGANAVTLEPGKTHVMTAQITLSELK; encoded by the coding sequence ATGGACATCAAACAGCTTACCGATCACTTCGCCATTCCCGGTGTGCTCCACTTCGATGAGCACAATGGACTGGTGCGCGCCGTTGTTACCACTCCGGAGGCTAACGCCACTATTTATCTGCAGGGCGCGCACATCACAAGCTGGCAGCCTAAGGGGCAGGAGGATGTGCTCTTCCTGAGCAAGAAGAGTGACTTCGAACCGGGCAAGCCGATTCGCGGTGGCGTGCCCCTCGCCTTCCCATGGTTTGCTATTGATTCCAAACAGGACCGCTGGCATGGCAAGCCGGGACCGACGCACGGCTTTGCGCGCATTCAAGACTGGACGCTGACCTTCGCCGCGCAGTCGGGTGACGACCTGCATCTTACATTCACGCTCGGACCGACCGAGTTGAGCCGCGAGATGGGCTTCGATCACTTCCGCGTCGCTTTTGAGCTAACCATCGGCCGCTCGCTGACCATGAAGTTTGCCGTCGCCAACGACACCGGCATGCCCATGCTGTTTGAAGAGGCGATGCATACCTATTTCCACGTCGCTGATGTAAAGCACATCTCGGTCACTGGCCTGGAGCCGACCGGCTACCTCGACAAGACGGACGGCTTCAAGGGCAAACCCGCTGCCAATGCGCCGTTTGTTCCCACCGCCTTTACCGATCGGGTCTACAACAATACGACGGCCACCTGCGTTATCCACGATCCGGGCTTCAAACGCGCTATCACGATTGCGAAGCAGAACTCGAATACGACTGTTGTCTTCAATCCGTGGAAGGCAATGCCCGACCTCGGCGAAGAGGAATGGCCGTACTTCATCTGCGTTGAAACCGTAAACGCTGGAGCCAACGCCGTGACGCTGGAGCCGGGTAAGACGCATGTGATGACGGCGCAGATCACTCTCAGCGAACTGAAATAA
- a CDS encoding acetamidase/formamidase family protein encodes MRRLILVVSFCTAVAFAQTNAPSLTGHWTARIDFYGNPANIGFDLEQKGDKLTGKFQGDPLEGMTDGHTFQFIAKDSLGGSEQVKGTLVHGELHGDVIESDGGMPAKPQHFSFVAVQRPPRSTAALQRHEFTPTVFYRQFSPFNKPVLTINPGDTVHTTTVDAGGVDHNSEYRVMGGNPETGPFFINTAMPGDTIAVHITRLRLNRNWAQSDDFLVSRAVDSGLAVKMKDAGKTIIWNLDLANGTATPAKPSEHLVHYTIPLHPMLGCVATAVGPAQAPPPTGDSGYFGGNMDFNEIAEGATVYLPVSNIGALLYLGDGHAAQGDGELNGNALETSMDVEFTVDVLPGKRAPGPRVENATSIMAMGLGSVDDALKGATSNMAAWLEDEYKLTPSEAAQVLGTATHYTISEVADRNAGVVLKLDKERLKTLTATQK; translated from the coding sequence ATGCGCCGCCTTATTCTCGTCGTTTCGTTTTGCACGGCTGTAGCCTTCGCTCAAACCAACGCACCCTCGCTCACCGGCCACTGGACCGCGAGAATCGATTTCTACGGCAATCCTGCCAATATTGGATTCGACCTTGAGCAAAAGGGCGATAAGCTGACCGGCAAGTTTCAGGGAGACCCGCTCGAGGGTATGACGGATGGCCACACCTTCCAGTTCATTGCCAAGGATTCACTAGGCGGCAGCGAGCAGGTAAAAGGCACGCTCGTCCATGGCGAGCTTCACGGCGATGTGATCGAGTCCGACGGCGGCATGCCTGCCAAGCCTCAGCATTTTAGTTTTGTTGCAGTCCAGCGTCCGCCGCGCTCGACGGCTGCGCTCCAACGGCATGAGTTCACGCCCACAGTCTTCTACCGTCAGTTCTCACCCTTCAACAAGCCCGTCCTTACCATCAATCCCGGTGACACAGTTCATACCACTACGGTGGACGCTGGTGGAGTCGATCACAACAGCGAATACCGGGTGATGGGCGGCAATCCTGAGACAGGTCCTTTCTTCATCAATACAGCGATGCCCGGAGACACCATCGCCGTGCATATCACGCGCTTGCGGTTGAACCGCAACTGGGCCCAGAGCGATGATTTCCTTGTCAGCCGCGCCGTGGATAGCGGTCTCGCGGTTAAGATGAAGGACGCCGGCAAGACCATCATCTGGAATCTCGATCTCGCGAACGGTACGGCAACACCGGCTAAGCCCTCCGAACATCTTGTGCACTACACCATACCGCTTCATCCCATGCTGGGCTGTGTCGCTACGGCTGTCGGCCCAGCGCAGGCTCCGCCTCCTACGGGTGACTCCGGCTATTTCGGCGGCAACATGGACTTCAACGAGATTGCGGAAGGCGCTACGGTCTATCTTCCCGTCTCGAATATTGGCGCACTGCTCTACCTTGGCGATGGCCACGCCGCGCAGGGTGACGGCGAATTGAACGGCAATGCACTGGAGACCTCGATGGATGTCGAGTTCACGGTTGATGTGCTTCCCGGCAAGCGTGCTCCCGGTCCTCGTGTCGAGAACGCTACGTCGATCATGGCGATGGGGCTTGGCTCGGTGGATGATGCGCTGAAGGGAGCGACCAGCAATATGGCCGCGTGGCTTGAAGACGAATATAAGCTCACTCCATCTGAAGCCGCTCAGGTGTTGGGCACCGCCACGCACTACACCATCAGCGAGGTAGCTGATCGCAATGCCGGTGTCGTCCTGAAGCTCGACAAGGAGCGGCTGAAGACATTGACTGCGACACAGAAATAA
- a CDS encoding mechanosensitive ion channel family protein has translation MSRLHNYMLIAAGFHFRHTWFAAIFFFCSIIVLANLVHYILFRILKKKEARETGSAWGVQRYLSHPARAIFFLTCAGIALPLLPELPAGLNDILHQGLLMAVVVCLGWFAVGCVYVFQDIMLRRYDLKAENNIRARRVHTQFQLFRRMLISFIIVITIGGLLWTFNDPRIWHYGSGLLASAGIASLILAAAAKSTVANFLAGLQIAFTEPIRLDDVVVIQGEWGRIEEINSAYVVVRIWDLRRLIVPLSYFIENSFQNWTRESSDLLGTAFLYVDYSIPVEELRAELRRIAESTPLWDKKVCGLQVTNLTDRAMELRCLVSSRNSSENFDLRCLVREQMIAYIQKNYPQTFPTARFAAVSEVPVHIKTAEPLGGAGRIENQVDR, from the coding sequence ATGAGCAGGCTTCACAACTACATGTTGATTGCTGCTGGATTCCATTTCCGTCATACCTGGTTCGCTGCGATCTTTTTCTTCTGCAGCATTATCGTGCTGGCGAACCTGGTGCACTATATCCTCTTTCGCATACTTAAAAAGAAGGAAGCGCGGGAGACGGGATCTGCCTGGGGTGTGCAACGGTATCTCAGCCATCCTGCACGGGCCATCTTCTTTCTTACCTGCGCGGGCATTGCATTACCACTGTTGCCCGAGCTGCCTGCGGGATTGAACGACATTCTGCATCAGGGACTCCTGATGGCTGTCGTCGTATGCCTGGGCTGGTTTGCTGTCGGTTGCGTGTACGTCTTTCAGGACATCATGCTGCGCCGGTACGATCTGAAGGCAGAGAACAACATCCGTGCGCGCCGCGTGCATACGCAGTTTCAGCTCTTCCGGCGCATGCTGATCAGCTTCATCATCGTCATCACGATTGGCGGGTTGCTATGGACCTTCAACGACCCACGTATATGGCACTATGGCTCGGGTCTGCTGGCCTCGGCCGGCATCGCATCGCTGATTCTTGCTGCTGCGGCAAAGTCCACGGTCGCGAATTTTCTCGCCGGATTGCAGATCGCATTCACCGAACCGATTCGACTGGATGATGTCGTCGTCATTCAAGGGGAATGGGGACGCATCGAGGAGATCAACTCTGCCTATGTCGTCGTGCGCATCTGGGATTTGCGGAGGTTAATTGTCCCGCTGAGCTATTTCATCGAAAATTCATTTCAGAACTGGACACGCGAATCTTCGGACCTGCTCGGCACAGCATTCCTGTACGTCGACTACTCGATTCCCGTTGAAGAGCTGCGCGCTGAGTTGAGGCGCATCGCCGAATCGACGCCTTTGTGGGACAAAAAAGTCTGCGGTCTGCAGGTCACCAACCTTACCGATCGTGCGATGGAACTGCGCTGCCTGGTCAGTTCAAGAAACTCCAGCGAAAACTTCGACCTGCGCTGCCTCGTTCGCGAGCAGATGATTGCGTACATCCAGAAGAACTATCCGCAGACCTTTCCGACGGCACGGTTTGCGGCGGTTTCCGAGGTCCCGGTGCATATAAAGACCGCGGAACCTCTCGGCGGAGCCGGCCGTATAGAGAACCAAGTAGATCGATGA
- a CDS encoding alpha/beta hydrolase family protein: protein MTRRCRISTVALVAAFLMSVLSAQAQHAAITTDPPPDRANPAAMQSFQIPSHGAQMNALAYIAAGVGPHPVVLLLHGFPGNERNLDLAQVLRRAGYDVVYFNYRGAWGSPGEFSFSHAMEDTHAAIAYLRETANAAKLRSDPKDILLIGHSMGGMIAANVGAADSQIRFVGLISAANMAGMALPVVKANQQEAALPKFAEQLAAEGIAPLAGCTPESLVRDLYAHAAQWNLPDLAPRLATRPVFIVTSDDGLAEPADQLAANLRKIGDTQVTSAHIATDHSYSDRRITLEEQVLSALDAAHIH, encoded by the coding sequence ATGACCCGACGATGCCGCATCTCTACCGTCGCCCTGGTGGCGGCTTTCTTGATGTCTGTCTTGAGCGCGCAGGCACAACATGCTGCGATCACCACAGATCCTCCTCCGGACAGGGCCAATCCTGCTGCGATGCAGTCGTTCCAGATACCGAGTCATGGTGCACAGATGAATGCGCTTGCTTATATCGCAGCGGGTGTCGGGCCGCATCCAGTGGTTCTGCTGTTGCACGGCTTTCCCGGCAACGAGCGCAATCTCGATCTCGCCCAGGTACTGCGGCGCGCAGGCTACGACGTCGTTTACTTCAACTATCGCGGCGCGTGGGGCTCGCCGGGAGAATTCTCTTTCTCGCACGCGATGGAGGACACGCATGCTGCAATTGCCTATCTGCGTGAGACGGCGAATGCAGCCAAACTCCGCTCCGACCCAAAGGATATTCTTCTCATCGGTCATTCGATGGGAGGCATGATTGCCGCTAACGTCGGTGCAGCAGATTCACAGATACGCTTTGTCGGCCTTATCTCGGCTGCCAATATGGCCGGGATGGCGCTCCCCGTCGTGAAGGCCAATCAGCAGGAGGCCGCGCTGCCAAAGTTTGCCGAACAACTGGCTGCCGAGGGCATCGCTCCCCTTGCGGGTTGCACGCCGGAGTCGCTCGTCCGCGATCTTTATGCCCACGCCGCACAGTGGAACCTGCCCGATCTGGCTCCACGTCTGGCCACGCGGCCTGTGTTCATCGTCACGTCTGACGATGGTCTCGCCGAACCCGCCGATCAACTCGCTGCAAATCTGCGCAAAATCGGAGATACGCAGGTCACCTCAGCGCATATAGCCACCGATCACTCTTACTCTGACCGCCGCATTACTTTGGAAGAGCAGGTCCTGAGTGCACTCGATGCCGCACACATTCATTAG
- a CDS encoding sulfatase-like hydrolase/transferase — MDDTSKQDSTHSIDRRSFIASSLAAGVALRSGKAEAQAARPSSRPNIIIYLADQFRADFVGANGQNPSTRTPNLDAMAARGTNFTGAICNQPVCSPSRSILMTGRYATETGVWHNARPIDPSLPTLAGELRKAGYSANLIGKWHLAPSTEAEGGGRGYVKPEQRGGFLDMWEGANEFEWTTHPYEGTIYDADGKEITFKDEYRVDFVTDRAERFLRQKHDKPFLLYVSQLEPHFQNVEHGTGHFVGPKGSAERFANPFVPNDLKSLPGNWQQELPDYYGCCEAIDKSVGHLMKVLEEEKLANNTIVLFTSDHGCHFMTRNEEYKRSPHNASIRIPLIVQGPGFNNAMRLDEVIGNINVMPTLLEAAGLPVPSSVKGKSFMPLMTKPEARSAWPNRELVQISESMTARALRTKDWTYCVLDVEGRREQEFAQKYVEYQMYSQAADPFEQVNLAGRKEFRAQAAELREELKQMMQAAGEPPAEIVPVTHYP, encoded by the coding sequence ATGGACGACACCTCAAAGCAGGACTCGACGCATTCGATCGACCGACGCAGCTTCATTGCAAGCAGCCTTGCCGCAGGAGTTGCGTTGCGCTCCGGCAAAGCGGAGGCGCAGGCGGCGCGGCCCTCGTCGCGTCCCAACATCATCATCTACCTTGCCGACCAGTTCCGTGCCGACTTTGTGGGTGCCAATGGCCAGAACCCATCGACACGCACGCCAAATCTCGATGCGATGGCCGCACGCGGCACGAACTTTACTGGAGCCATCTGCAACCAGCCCGTTTGTTCCCCATCACGATCCATTCTGATGACAGGCCGCTACGCGACCGAGACCGGAGTGTGGCACAACGCGCGGCCTATCGATCCGTCGCTGCCGACGCTGGCTGGTGAGCTGCGCAAAGCGGGCTACTCCGCCAATCTGATCGGCAAGTGGCATCTCGCACCATCGACCGAAGCCGAAGGCGGAGGCCGCGGTTATGTGAAGCCTGAACAGCGCGGCGGGTTCCTCGACATGTGGGAGGGCGCGAACGAGTTCGAGTGGACGACGCATCCGTACGAAGGCACCATCTACGATGCCGACGGCAAGGAGATCACCTTCAAGGACGAGTACCGCGTCGACTTCGTGACCGACCGTGCGGAGCGGTTCCTGAGGCAGAAGCACGACAAGCCGTTCCTGCTCTACGTCTCACAGCTTGAGCCGCACTTTCAGAATGTCGAGCATGGCACAGGGCATTTCGTCGGGCCGAAGGGTTCGGCCGAGCGCTTTGCGAATCCCTTCGTGCCCAACGACCTCAAATCTCTACCCGGCAACTGGCAACAGGAGTTGCCGGATTACTACGGCTGCTGCGAGGCGATCGACAAATCCGTCGGTCACCTGATGAAGGTGCTCGAAGAAGAGAAGCTTGCCAACAATACCATCGTCCTCTTCACCAGCGACCACGGCTGCCACTTCATGACGCGCAACGAGGAGTACAAGCGCAGCCCGCACAACGCGAGCATTCGCATTCCGCTGATCGTGCAGGGGCCCGGCTTCAACAATGCGATGCGGCTCGACGAGGTGATCGGCAACATCAACGTGATGCCGACGCTGCTTGAAGCCGCAGGCTTGCCTGTGCCTTCGTCCGTCAAAGGCAAAAGCTTCATGCCGCTGATGACGAAGCCTGAGGCACGCAGCGCATGGCCTAATCGCGAGCTGGTGCAGATCTCGGAGTCGATGACGGCACGTGCGCTGCGCACGAAGGACTGGACCTACTGCGTGCTCGATGTCGAAGGGCGGCGCGAGCAGGAGTTCGCGCAGAAGTACGTCGAGTACCAGATGTACAGCCAGGCCGCCGATCCCTTCGAGCAGGTGAACCTTGCCGGACGCAAAGAGTTTCGCGCACAAGCCGCCGAGCTGCGTGAGGAGCTGAAGCAGATGATGCAGGCAGCAGGCGAGCCTCCGGCAGAGATTGTGCCGGTCACGCACTATCCGTAG